The genomic region TTTACCGATACACCGCGAGACTGGGTTCATTTCGGTGTATAGTTCGCGGGACGAACGAGTCTCATCGAGCATAGAGGATATCCGTGGCGAAGACCGGGCCGAGTGATCCTTCCCGTGATCAGACCCGCATCAACGTCAAAGCGTTCGAACAAATCGACGAGGCCGCGAACGTCCAGGATTACATCCGCATCCTCGACGTCTTTGACTCCCTCGATGGAATTCAGCGACTCAAGAAGGCCGCGATCGACCGGTGCCGAATCAGGCCGGGCCTCTCGGTACTGGACAACGGCTGCGGGATCGGACTGGAGACAATCAGACTGGCCCGCCTCGTGGCTCCCTCGGGCAAGGTCACTGGTCTCGACTACAGCCTGAAGTTTTTGGACGAAGCACGGCGGCGAGCCTCTCGTCTCGAGCTTCCGGCGACGTACCAGCAGGGAGACGCCCAGCAACTGCCGTTCTCGAGTCGGACTTTTGATGTTTCGAGAAGCGAACGCCTATTTCCCTATCTCATCGATCCGAAGCAAGCCCTGACCGAATTGATCCGCGTGACAAAGCCGGGCGGATTCGTCTCTCTGATCGAGCCGGATTTCGAGACGGTGACGATCAATCTGAGCGATCGAGGTCTGGTACGAAAGGTTCTGCACTTCGACTGTGATCACCATACCAAGAACGGATGGATCGGCCGCGAACTGCCCAGGCTGTTCAAGTCTTGCGGATTGATCGATGTGGCGGTCGAAGCCGACGTCGTCGTGTTCGAACCCGCCGGTTTCAGCCCGTACTTTGTGGAGATCGGCCGAGCTGCCGCGCAGAATCAGGTCATCACGGCACAGGAGTTGACGGGCTGGGAGGAGGAGATCCGTCAGTTGCTCGCCGCCAACGAGTTGTTCGCCACGATCAGCTATTTCATGGTCGCCGGCAAAGTACGCGAAGGATGAGAGTCGAGCGGCTGTGCTACCGTCAGATAGAGATGCCCCGCTTTGAACCGACTCTCCTCGTCGCCAACGATCCGATAAGTGGTTCGGCCTCAGTGCAATGTCGGACGTCTGGGAATCGAGTTCGGGTCGGATTTTTCGAAAGAGACGACTCCGTCGAGCAACAAGAAGATGGCAAGGAGGAGCAGGAGAATCCCGCCGATTCCCCAGCCGTGCGGAGTAAACCACCACGGGTCTTTCGTGGTGGACGCCAACCCACCGAAAAATCCACAGAGCGTGCCTAACCCTGCCGCAATTCTCGCGATCATGGTACGCTTGGCACCAGCTTCCATAACTTACCTCCCAAAGCAGTGAATGAGATGAGATTCAGCAGGCTGGCCTATCGTCGGACTTCTGGAACAGCAGTGTCAAGACTAAGGGGGGAAGAATCCCGGCAATACCGCGAGGCCCTTGTTGGAGTTCATTCCGTTTCATAGAATGACGTGGATTATTCCACATGCTGAAGGTTCATCGTGTTGCTGAAGCTTTTCCTGTTCAGTGTCCTGGGGATCGCGACCGTATCTGATATCGGCAGGGCTGGGGATCTGGGATCTATGCCGAAGGACCTTGATGCTCAATCCGAGCAGTTGCCCCCAACGGAGCTGGAGCAAGTCGTGGCCTTGTGCGCCAAACAAATTCACAACGAATCAGCATCATCCAAGTTTGATGCGTATGTGCAGCGAGGCGTTGTGGAGAGCTTCGGGACGGATCAGGAGCGGTTTAGATTCAGAAAGTGCATGGCCCAACGTGAGCACCCCCTTGGGCCAAGTCTGCATGAGAAGAAATGACAGGGGAGAAGTCCTCAACTTTCTAGATGCTAGAAGAGCAGGGTGAGTCCGGCGGTCAGTCCATGTCGGAGAGATTGAAACTGCGTGAGGGGAAAGGACTGGCTCGAATCGTTCACCGGATAGACGGTGAGATTGCCGCTGATAAGCTGATTCCAGAATACGCGGTACCCCACCTCGGCAGCGAAATTCTTCATGAACTGAAACCGAAGCCCCACGTCGGCATCGGCCCCGATGCCGTAGCCGGTCATGGCGAAGCTCGGATTTTGCTGTAAGTCTGGCCGCAGATGATGCTGGTCCTTATTGTCCAGATAGCTGGCTGGAATAAACACCGCGGTACCGTGGATGCTGATGCGGCGGGTAATGCGATATTCGGAAGTGGCACCGATTCGAAGTGAGTGCCAGGAGGTGGTATTGGTGATGACGGTCTGTCCTTGATTGGTGCTCGTGCCGGGAGGCAAGCAGGTCAGGCCTGGAATTGCGGCAGGATTACAGGAAATCTGCGCCACTCCGACCGCTTCATATTCCGTGTGCCAGTATTGATAGCCACCGAAGACGTCGAAATAGCCCCTGTGGTGAGCGAACTCCGTGACACGCCCGCCTAAATCCGCGTTCACGTACCACATATTGTTGCCGTTGATGTTGCTCTGCGTGCTCGAAAAGAGCTGCTGCCCCGCTCCATAGTCGTCGTCGGTCAGGCGGCCGCCGCCGATGTTTGCGAATCCGACGTTGAGCTTCGTGAAGACCTTGGGAGAGAACCAGAATTTCCCGGCAACGTCGATCACGTTCGTGCCGACGTCTTTATAATCCAGTTTCGACGTGGGATTCCCGAGACCCGGCACCGAAGAGGCATTGTGGGCCCACTTGGTTTCTCCGACGCTGATCCATGTGCCGATGGTGATTTCGGTCGGAGGCCGCCGAGCCTCGTCTTCAGGTTCTTGAGCCAGGACGGGACTTATCAGGGAGACGCAGGTCAAGGCGGTCGCCAGGACCATCCTGCCGGCCGGGAAGCTCAGCTTCATCGCCTCGCTCCGCCCCGCTGGATGATGACCGTATCCACACATCGTTCGACCGCATCAGGCATGATCCGCTGACAGGACGAACGGATGTCTTCGAGGACGAAATGACGTTGCAGGTAGGCGGTCAGCCAGACCAGCCAACTGCCGAGAGCGAAGGCTACGACGATGCCGACTGTCCATCGAATGACCGTCCCAATAGCTCCGGTCGTTCCGGAAGGGGACCGGGACGGTTCCTCGCTCATCCGGCCTTTTTTCACCGCCTGTTCAACCGCTTGTTCGACCGATGGCTCGACCACCTGAAGATTCGGCATAGCCAGTCCTCACGAATGAGCGTCCAATGAGCACATTGAGAGCCAGTGCTTCATCCTACTGGAGCGGGTGGATTCTGGATAGAGTTTTTTCCGAATGGAGCGGCGGCTTCTGCTCCCTTGACCCATCGGGGTAGAGCCCTGTATAACCGCACACTGCCGCCGTCAGTGCGTGACTAATGGTCACGTACCTCTCCGCGATGCGCCCGTAGCTCAATGGATAGAGCACCAGACTACGGATCTGGGGGTTACAGGTTCAAGTCCTGTCGGGCGCACCACTTTACGCGCACTTAGAGAAGCTCCCTCACACGCCCCGTCGGTCAGTTGCGCCGGGGTTGCGTTTCGGCCTTCAAAGTCGAGAGAATCCAGCCCGTCTACTAGCCCGCGGTTACGATTCGGGAAGAGATGCCCGTAGGTGTCCATCGTCATGGTGATCGACGCATGCCCGAGTTGCTCTTGGATGTACTTCGGGTATGCGCCTTGTTCGATGAGTTGAGAGGCGAATGTATGCCGAAGGTCATGCAACCGGACTTTCCGAATCCCCGAAGCCTTCAACGTCTCGCGCCACAGCTTGTCTAGGTTGTGCTCGTCCCATCTGAAGCCACGCGGGGAACGAAAGACCGGCGCGTCAAGCTTCAGGGCCTCTCCGTCTGCCTCGGCTTCCCGCTCATGCTCCGCCCGCAGCGCGGTCAGTTCCGCACACAAGCCTGCGCTGAGATCGACCCGGCGAGGCTTGCCACTTTTTGGAGGCCCGACGACCCCACGGACGACCGCCCGGCGGACGAGTAACGACCGGCCGGCTAGGTCAATGTCTCCCCACTGGAGGCCAATCAATTCACCCCGCCGGAGTCCGGTACGGACCGCACAGAAGAGAAGGGGAGAGATTAATGGGGTCTTCGCTTTCGCCGTGTCGAGCAGGGTTGCTGTTTCCTGCCGGGTTAGCGGGTGAATGTCTTTCGCAGACCCCTTCGTATGCTTCAAGAGCTTGCCGAGCTTCGCAGCTGGGTTCTTTGATACCAAGCCGTCATCCTCTGCTTGCGTAAAAGCCGCACGCAGCGGAGCTAGGTAATTCCGTATCGTGGCCCTCGATTTCCCGGCTTCTGTGTACTTGGCGATTATCTGCCGAACATGGGCCACTGTTAGTGCGTCGAGCGGCAACGTCCCAAACTCGGGGAGTAGGATATGCTCGATACACCATGAGTACTCCGCATAGGTCGAAGGCTTGCAATTGACCTGTGCATGTTCCTTGAGCCAGGCCTTCAGGTAGCTCCCGACTGTCGCAAGGTCCGCCTTCGGCTCAGGTTGCGGCGGCTCATCAAACGCAGCTTGACCCAGTGCAAGGCGGGCTTGAATCAACCGGGCGGCATCCTTCGCCGCTTTCTTTCCCGCCTCGCCGGGGCCAACCCGTTTCGCCTTCCGTTGCTTGTTGTGATGGATAAAGATCCACCACGCTCCGTCGCGTTCACGGATACGGACGCCCATGGTTACTTCTCCAGACTTTCTTCTAGGTGCGCCAGGTCTTCGAGGTCAGAAATAATTTCTTCGACAAGCCCGATAAGTACGTCATTGCCCATCCTGTAGTACAAGTGCCGAAAGTATGCAATGACCGTGAACGTCGGGACGCCCGCAGTCAGTAACTCGTCTTTTGCCTGGACAAGTGCACGGCGAGAGATGGCGTCCAGCGGTCCGGCGCCTAGGAAATGGTCCCAATATTTTCCGAAATCCACGCGGGTAATGAACTCGCTCGGGGTGGCAGTTGGCATACTCATTTATCGCCTCCTATTGAGTCAGCGAAATTGCTGACAGCCATGATGTAACATCAGTTACCTAGTTTAGTCAAGAGTCATTGGTAATATATTTAAGTCTTGATACTCTGCGTAGCATACGGCATCATGTCACATAGTCACCGCAGCTATGGACCATGCGGTAGTCAGAAGGGAACGATATGAAACGGCCTAAAGGTACAGCGACGGACGCCCCAGACACCATTTCCTTGAACCTCCGGGCCATGCCCCTTGACCTCGTGTCCCGGCTGAAAGCCGCAGCGGCGCTATCAACTCCCCCCGTCACTATGCGGCAGTATGTAATCGATCTCCTTCAGGACCATCTAGGGGCCCTGGAGCGAAAGGGTGTTCTGCCGAAGAAGTAACCCTCTGCCTCGCTGTGACTTCCTCTGCTAATGCCCCCCGGATTGCCATAATCGGACCGGCCCAGTTGCCCGGCCACGGCTGACGGAACAATCGAGCCGATCGGTACCACGGGCTATCTGTCCGTCCTTCAAACCATCGCCAGTCGGCCGCATAGGGCAAGAGAATCCAAACGGGTTTGCCCATCGACCCGGCGAGATGGGCCACGGCGGTATCTACTGTGACGACTAGATCTAGCTGGCTAAGCGCCGATGCCGTGTCGGCGAAGTCCTGTAGCTGCGGACTCAGGTTATGAAACAGCCCCGTCATGCCGTACCGGCGAAGGTCTTGGACTGCGGGCCCGACCTGAAGGCTGAACCATTTCGTCCCCGAGGTTCTAACAAGCGGGGAGAGCGTCTCTAAGGGAATGGCCCGCCTGCGTTCATGAGCCGTGTTGACTTGCCCAGACCACACAAGCCCGGCCTTGAACCCGTCCGCCTTTGGCATAGTAACGTGGGCCCCCGAAGGAACAGACAGGTACGCTTCCGTAAGAATCGTTTCCAGTGTGGTGCCGAAGTGATACGGCAGACTCCCGACGGGGACATGCCGGTCTATTTGCCCGACATTCCCAAGCGCGTCATAGGTCTGCACGACTGTAACGCCGGGGAGCGTTCGGAACAGCCGAGCTAATGCCGGGGGACATAGGACAAAGACCCGCCCAGCGCGTTGAGCGAGGAGGGGAGCGTAGCGAATGAACTGGAGCGCGTCCCCGTAGCCTTGCTCTGTCCAAACAAGGACCGTCTTGCCGTTGAGATCGTCGCCGGTCCAGTGGGGAATACCAGACAGCCGCAACAAGACTGCCGGGTCATACTGCCGAGCCTCATAGGCGGCGAACCCCGCTGGGCAGTCTCCGGCCCGGAGCAAGGCGAAGGCCGCGGCCGAGAGACAGGTACGACTATCGGGCTGAAGGGCAAGGGCCTTCCTGAAGCAGGCCAACGCTGCGCCGGTCTCGCCCAGGTGATACAAGGCTGTCCCCCGAGTGTGAAGCATTGAGGCGTCACGGGGATTCAGCATGAGCCCGGTTGTCGTATGCGCCACGGCGGCGAGGTCGTGTCCTTCCGTGTGACTCACAGCCGCCAGGGCGTGGTGCAGTTCCGACACATGGGGAGCGATCTGAGATGCACGGCGCCATGTCAGCCGAGCGAGCCACAACCAGCCCCGGCCATAGACCCACTGGCCGACCCGGTACAAGACATAGGCGGCCAGGACCTTGAGCCTATCCGCGAAGCGGGCAGGGCGCCGGATCTTCCCTGGCTGTCCCAGGATACCCAGGACTGACAGAACATTATGTTGTACTTCAGCTATCATCCCGGGACACTCATAGATTCCGTCGTCCTCCTTTTAAGGCTTGGCCTAGACCTGGCCGTCGGATTCCTGGCAGTCTTCCCTATTTGACATGCGGCCGACTGCGGCTAGACGGCCTAGCTTCAGCGGGTTTACCTAGATGTGTTCTAGATCTAGGTCGCTTCGTGCTGGCTTCGTAGCATGGCCTAAACATCACCTTTTACTTTATGTATTGACCGGTTAAGACTGACGAGACCCGGACAACCCTTTTTGAAGGTTTCCGGGCCCGGCTCGCGTGCGTTAGGCCTGCGCTCGTCCTGTTCTAGGCGGCCCGTTTCAATCCCTGGAGTACGTCATCGACCAAAGCATGGAGATTGACAACCGGCGCTTGCCGTCTTGTCAGATAGGCGTCAATATCCCCCGGGCGTATCAAGACTTTGCCCCGGGTCGTTCCCTGATGCACGGGCAACCCGGACCGAATCCAGCGAGTAACCGTCTTGGCTGAGACACTGGCATACTGAGCCGCCCCGTGAATCGTCACATAGCCGACGGGTATCTGCCCCGGGTGTCGTGTCGTACTAGCCCCCGGGGTGTTGCCCTGGACCGTTGGACCGACTGGACCAGCATTTTTCATCTCTTTCCTTCTCCTCTCTTCTTCTTTTCCTTAGCCACAACAACAATAGAAATGGACCGGTCCATCCGGTCCACAAGCTTTACGTGAGGTTACGCAATGCTTTGGCCCCTGTCGGGGCCTACTTCGCTCAGCCATGAGCTTCTCGATGCTATCGGCCCCCTATGGTTGGTGGTGATGCCGTGGAAGATATGCGGCCGGGTACCGTCTGCTTTTCGTAGCCGGTCCTCCTTCACCCCGGACAATGACAAAACTTCCTTCCTGAACTTCGTACGGCTGAGGGGCTTGTATCCTCCCCGCTGGGCATCGAGGCGGTAGGCGTCGTACAGGTCCTGGGCTCCAATGCGTGCATGCTTTTCGAGACAACAGCGCTCCTTCAGGAATGCCCGTTCGTGGTTTGCCTGGTCCCGAAACTCTTCGCCCGCGGCCTTCGATTGAGGCGGCTCTATGAATCGGCCCGCGTTATTCAGCGACACGGCCCCCTGAATGGCCCAGTTCAGGACCCCGGGCAGTTCTAGGGACAACCGTGTTTCAAGTTCTGGGTCCTGCTCCTCAGGAGGAATCGAAACGGGGAACGGCAGGACGACAAGCCGCCGCCACAGTCCATTACTCCGATCCGTAAAGGTCGGGCGCTCATTCGTACAAAGAATAATCTTTGCTGTGAACGGCGCGGTAAACGACGTTTTGTACTTCGGCTCAAAGTACATCGCGTCTCCGCCCGTCGCTTGCTTCAGCAAGTCTTCGGCAACCGTGTCCTTCTCCCGTAGCTCCCCGGTGACGTTCACGAGCTTCCCATACGTCCCGACGAGCCCGTGCTTGTCGCCAAACCGGTTCAGCGGCAGGCTACTGGTGTTCTGCGCCCCGACGACACGCCGGAGGATACGCGTCACGACACTCTTGCCATTGCCCCCGGTGCCTTCGAACAAGAAGAACTTCTGGTGTTTCATGTCGAAGGTCAGACAGTACCCAAATATCTGTTGCA from Nitrospira japonica harbors:
- a CDS encoding methyltransferase domain-containing protein; the encoded protein is MAKTGPSDPSRDQTRINVKAFEQIDEAANVQDYIRILDVFDSLDGIQRLKKAAIDRCRIRPGLSVLDNGCGIGLETIRLARLVAPSGKVTGLDYSLKFLDEARRRASRLELPATYQQGDAQQLPFSSRTFDVSRSERLFPYLIDPKQALTELIRVTKPGGFVSLIEPDFETVTINLSDRGLVRKVLHFDCDHHTKNGWIGRELPRLFKSCGLIDVAVEADVVVFEPAGFSPYFVEIGRAAAQNQVITAQELTGWEEEIRQLLAANELFATISYFMVAGKVREG
- a CDS encoding tetratricopeptide repeat protein; translation: MIAEVQHNVLSVLGILGQPGKIRRPARFADRLKVLAAYVLYRVGQWVYGRGWLWLARLTWRRASQIAPHVSELHHALAAVSHTEGHDLAAVAHTTTGLMLNPRDASMLHTRGTALYHLGETGAALACFRKALALQPDSRTCLSAAAFALLRAGDCPAGFAAYEARQYDPAVLLRLSGIPHWTGDDLNGKTVLVWTEQGYGDALQFIRYAPLLAQRAGRVFVLCPPALARLFRTLPGVTVVQTYDALGNVGQIDRHVPVGSLPYHFGTTLETILTEAYLSVPSGAHVTMPKADGFKAGLVWSGQVNTAHERRRAIPLETLSPLVRTSGTKWFSLQVGPAVQDLRRYGMTGLFHNLSPQLQDFADTASALSQLDLVVTVDTAVAHLAGSMGKPVWILLPYAADWRWFEGRTDSPWYRSARLFRQPWPGNWAGPIMAIRGALAEEVTARQRVTSSAEHPFAPGPLDGPEGDRLHTAA
- a CDS encoding helix-turn-helix domain-containing protein, with product MKNAGPVGPTVQGNTPGASTTRHPGQIPVGYVTIHGAAQYASVSAKTVTRWIRSGLPVHQGTTRGKVLIRPGDIDAYLTRRQAPVVNLHALVDDVLQGLKRAA
- a CDS encoding DNA primase family protein encodes the protein MTSIRNDTENRAGVETGAPLQSRPLTAADWADEYLTARGLVTVAGLWLRKHRGEWLRYNGAYYESLTPEALEADVTTYFNGTLYRDRVNKAFVSGIIHQLTARCLMPDIDLPAEYHGGAWNPVRDAGIVVLKNGIVRLASVGHLPDLQAHSCQLVTRCALPFNYDPAATCPAWLKFLEHILPDDATRTLLQQIFGYCLTFDMKHQKFFLFEGTGGNGKSVVTRILRRVVGAQNTSSLPLNRFGDKHGLVGTYGKLVNVTGELREKDTVAEDLLKQATGGDAMYFEPKYKTSFTAPFTAKIILCTNERPTFTDRSNGLWRRLVVLPFPVSIPPEEQDPELETRLSLELPGVLNWAIQGAVSLNNAGRFIEPPQSKAAGEEFRDQANHERAFLKERCCLEKHARIGAQDLYDAYRLDAQRGGYKPLSRTKFRKEVLSLSGVKEDRLRKADGTRPHIFHGITTNHRGPIASRSSWLSEVGPDRGQSIA